Sequence from the Isachenkonia alkalipeptolytica genome:
CCGGGGAGGCAGTGGTTGTAGACGATTAAAAGGATTAAAGGCGGTGATGAACGTGTTATCCATTAATAAAATTATTGATATCAGTATGGAAATATCCGAAGAAATGACGGTTTATAAAAACAGGGAGGAAAATCGTCCGAAAATTGAAGTAACCCGGGACTTTAAAAACAGTGATGCCTATGAGACCACGATGACTGTGGGGATGCATACGGGAACCCATCTGGATAGACCTTTGCACATGATTGAAGAGGGGGAAACCATGGATTCCCTAACCCCGGATCGGTTAGTGGTGCCCTGTCAGGTATTGGACATGACAGCGGTGGAAGAGGGGATTACAAAGGAGGACCTGGAAGGAAAAAAAATCCCTCGGGATCATTTTATACTGTTAAAGACAAAAAATTCCTTTGAGGAACATTTTAATTTTTCCTTTGTTTATCTTGCGGCCTCCGGGGCGGAGTTTTTAAAAGCCCAGGGGATCATCGGGGTGGGCATCGATGCCCTGGGCATCGAGCGGGAACAGCCGGAAAAAAACACCCATAAAATACTTTTGGAAAAGGATATCATGATCCTTGAAGGCTTAAGACTGAAGGATGCGGAGGAGGGGGCGTATCTCCTGATCGCCCCGCCGCTGAAAATCAAAGGGGCCGAAGCGGCCCCGGTACGAGCCCTGCTCGTAAGATAGCCCAGAGGGTAGCTCACTCAAAGGTAGCTCAAAGGGGACGGAGGTATTTGGGCTATCGTGACTCAAATACCCCCGTCCCTTTTGGGCTAGTCCCTTTT
This genomic interval carries:
- a CDS encoding cyclase family protein → MNVLSINKIIDISMEISEEMTVYKNREENRPKIEVTRDFKNSDAYETTMTVGMHTGTHLDRPLHMIEEGETMDSLTPDRLVVPCQVLDMTAVEEGITKEDLEGKKIPRDHFILLKTKNSFEEHFNFSFVYLAASGAEFLKAQGIIGVGIDALGIEREQPEKNTHKILLEKDIMILEGLRLKDAEEGAYLLIAPPLKIKGAEAAPVRALLVR